In Streptomyces sp. NBC_01717, one DNA window encodes the following:
- a CDS encoding helicase associated domain-containing protein — protein MAAARAFHHREGHLDGEPVRLEQWISNARRRKDRPPTERIRALDALGLR, from the coding sequence CTGGCCGCCGCCCGCGCCTTCCACCATCGGGAAGGACACCTCGACGGTGAACCCGTACGTCTCGAACAATGGATCAGCAACGCCCGCCGCCGCAAGGATCGCCCGCCCACCGAACGGATTCGCGCGCTCGACGCTCTCGGCCTGCGCTGA
- a CDS encoding GNAT family N-acetyltransferase, with translation MTDHRADHRALAWPPAPIKTERLVLRESEARDRVAVIELNASPEVGTYLGGPRPRAELERTVPEVPGRRPGFFVVELDGATIGTIQLDPQDPERPGNRLEAGETELGYLFLPEAWGRGYATEACAAALDWFAGALPGEPVVLYTQTANARSMRLAAKLGFTELERFEAYGAEQWFGVWSSVTPPA, from the coding sequence ATGACCGACCACAGAGCCGACCACAGAGCCCTCGCCTGGCCACCTGCCCCGATCAAGACGGAGCGGCTGGTACTCCGCGAGTCCGAGGCCCGGGACCGCGTGGCGGTCATCGAGCTGAACGCCTCGCCGGAGGTGGGCACTTACCTCGGTGGCCCTCGACCGCGTGCCGAGCTCGAACGCACGGTGCCCGAGGTACCCGGGCGGCGCCCTGGCTTCTTCGTGGTCGAGCTCGACGGAGCGACGATCGGCACAATCCAGCTCGACCCGCAAGATCCCGAGCGTCCAGGTAACCGCCTGGAGGCCGGGGAGACCGAGCTCGGCTACCTGTTCCTGCCGGAGGCGTGGGGACGCGGGTACGCCACCGAGGCGTGCGCAGCGGCACTCGACTGGTTCGCCGGCGCGCTTCCCGGTGAGCCGGTGGTGCTCTACACCCAGACCGCCAACGCCCGCTCGATGCGCCTCGCGGCGAAGCTCGGGTTCACCGAGCTGGAGCGATTCGAGGCGTACGGCGCCGAGCAGTGGTTCGGCGTGTGGTCTTCGGTCACGCCGCCCGCTTGA
- a CDS encoding class I SAM-dependent methyltransferase, with protein sequence MVDAAFGHPRLAAIYDLLDPDRSDLDAYLAMAEEFGARSVLDIGCGTGVFALLLAERGITVTGIDPAWASVDVARGKPGAERVRWLDGDAGDLPPMQIDLVTMTGNVAQAIADPQAWRTTLRGAYEALRPGGRLVFETRDPAQRVWEEWAEWTRETTYRMTDIPGVGHVETWAELTDVSLPLVSFRGTHVFASDGDVLPSESTLRFRERTEIERDLLEHGFVVEDVRDAPDRPGREFVFVARRGTAEPVPPGMP encoded by the coding sequence ATGGTTGACGCAGCTTTCGGGCATCCGCGCCTCGCCGCCATCTACGACTTACTCGATCCGGACCGCAGCGATCTCGACGCGTATCTCGCGATGGCGGAGGAGTTCGGCGCGCGGTCCGTGCTGGACATCGGGTGCGGTACGGGCGTGTTCGCGCTGCTGCTCGCCGAGCGCGGGATTACGGTCACCGGGATCGATCCCGCGTGGGCGTCCGTCGACGTCGCGCGTGGCAAGCCGGGCGCGGAGCGGGTGCGATGGCTCGACGGCGACGCGGGGGACCTGCCGCCCATGCAGATCGACCTGGTGACGATGACCGGGAACGTCGCCCAGGCGATCGCCGATCCGCAGGCGTGGCGTACGACGCTGCGCGGCGCGTACGAGGCGCTGCGGCCCGGCGGGCGGCTTGTCTTCGAGACGCGCGATCCGGCGCAGCGCGTGTGGGAGGAGTGGGCGGAGTGGACGCGCGAGACCACGTACCGCATGACGGACATCCCGGGCGTCGGCCACGTCGAGACATGGGCCGAGCTGACGGACGTGAGCCTGCCGCTGGTGAGCTTCCGGGGTACGCACGTGTTCGCTTCGGACGGGGACGTACTGCCCTCGGAATCGACACTTCGCTTCCGCGAACGTACGGAGATCGAGCGGGACTTGCTCGAACACGGCTTCGTCGTCGAGGACGTACGCGACGCACCCGACCGGCCGGGCAGGGAGTTCGTGTTCGTGGCGCGGCGCGGTACCGCGGAGCCCGTCCCTCCCGGAATGCCCTAG
- a CDS encoding carbohydrate-binding protein, whose product MSGPSALSGPPKRRRTWSRWLSVLSLIVAGGAVTGPAAGAPVPDSAAMAPAAPVAIPAGDYQQVQLALGPAELGEAMSLAVLPDRAVVHTARDGTVRFTDAAGNTKTAGKLDVYTHDEEGLQGIAADPGFASNRYLYLYYSPKLNTPAGDAPVTGSAASFEPWKGHLNLSRFTLKTDGTLDMASEKIVLEVPNDRGQCCHVGGDIDFDAAGNLYLTTGDDTNPFESSGYSPIDERTDRNPQFDAQRSSGNTNDLRGKVLRIKPTAAGGYTVPAGNLFASGTAQTRPEIYAMGFRNPFRMSVDKATGIVYLGDYGPDAGGTDGGGRGPAGQVEFNRITGPGNYGWPYCTGTNTATETYGEYTFPSGPTGAKYNCAGGPANNSFRNTGQATLPPAKPSWIRYGGDAGSPPEFGGGSESPMGGPVYRYDANLNSNVKFPQSLDGRFFAGEYGRKWIKAIEVKADGTPGVIDAFPWTGTQVMDQAFGPDGALYVLDYGTGASNQALYRVEYVGGSNRNPVAVAAADKTSGPTPLTVAFSSAGSSDPEGKALTYSWDFGDGSTSTAANPSHTYTTTGTFRPTLTVRDPEGLTGTASLVVTAGNTAPTVNLTGPKDGELFSFGDTVPFSVTVSDPEDGAIDCAKVKVTYLLGHDEHRHAITSKSGCTGTIAVPTDGEHDSAANLYGVFDAEYTDGAGLTTHSVRVLQPRHRQAEHFSAQSGIQVAAHGPAEGGNTVGFTDNGDWISFKPYAVGNTNKITARVASGGVGGTIEVRTGSATGTLLGTMTVPVTGGWETFTDVSANLANAPAGTTELFLVFKGPTGQGNLFDVDAFTFTTGSGATGQTVEGESYTSSQGVQIADHAPAGGGKTLGFIENGDWAGYASVPTAGIKTFSAKVSSGGAGGTIQIRSGSATGALLGSVAVQPTGGWETFTTVSTALTGTAASGALFLSFTGGAGSLFDIDTLTLTK is encoded by the coding sequence ATGTCTGGACCGTCAGCACTGTCAGGGCCGCCGAAACGGAGGCGGACATGGTCGAGATGGCTCTCCGTTCTCTCGCTGATCGTCGCGGGCGGTGCCGTCACCGGCCCCGCGGCCGGTGCCCCCGTCCCCGATTCCGCCGCCATGGCGCCCGCCGCCCCCGTGGCCATTCCGGCGGGCGACTACCAGCAAGTACAACTGGCCCTCGGGCCAGCCGAGTTAGGCGAGGCGATGTCGCTCGCGGTGCTGCCGGACCGCGCGGTCGTACATACCGCCCGCGACGGCACGGTCCGTTTCACGGACGCTGCGGGCAACACCAAGACGGCCGGGAAGCTCGACGTCTACACCCATGACGAGGAAGGGCTCCAGGGCATAGCGGCAGACCCCGGCTTCGCCTCCAACCGCTATCTCTACCTGTACTACTCACCGAAGCTGAACACCCCGGCAGGCGACGCCCCGGTCACCGGCTCCGCCGCCTCCTTCGAGCCGTGGAAGGGTCATCTCAATCTCTCTCGGTTCACCCTGAAGACCGATGGCACCCTCGACATGGCCAGCGAGAAGATCGTCCTCGAAGTGCCCAACGACCGAGGTCAGTGCTGCCATGTCGGCGGGGACATCGACTTCGACGCCGCCGGGAACCTCTATCTGACCACCGGTGACGACACCAACCCGTTCGAGTCGAGCGGCTACTCGCCGATCGACGAACGGACCGACCGGAACCCGCAGTTCGACGCCCAGCGCTCCTCCGGCAACACCAACGACCTGCGCGGCAAGGTCCTCAGGATCAAGCCCACGGCCGCCGGCGGCTACACCGTCCCGGCCGGTAACCTCTTCGCCTCCGGTACGGCGCAGACCCGCCCCGAGATCTACGCGATGGGCTTCCGCAACCCCTTCCGGATGTCGGTCGACAAGGCCACCGGCATCGTCTACCTCGGTGACTACGGACCCGACGCCGGGGGCACCGACGGGGGCGGGCGCGGACCCGCCGGCCAGGTCGAGTTCAACCGCATCACCGGACCCGGCAACTACGGCTGGCCGTACTGCACCGGTACGAACACCGCTACCGAGACCTACGGTGAGTACACCTTCCCGAGCGGGCCCACCGGGGCGAAGTACAACTGCGCCGGCGGCCCGGCCAACAACTCCTTCCGTAATACCGGTCAGGCCACGCTGCCCCCGGCCAAGCCGAGCTGGATCAGGTACGGCGGCGACGCCGGATCCCCGCCCGAGTTCGGCGGCGGCTCGGAATCGCCCATGGGCGGACCGGTCTACCGCTACGACGCGAACCTGAACTCGAATGTGAAGTTCCCGCAGTCCCTCGACGGCCGCTTCTTCGCCGGTGAGTACGGCCGGAAGTGGATCAAGGCCATCGAGGTGAAGGCCGACGGCACCCCCGGCGTCATCGATGCCTTCCCCTGGACCGGCACCCAGGTCATGGACCAGGCATTCGGCCCGGACGGCGCGCTGTACGTCCTCGACTACGGCACCGGTGCCAGTAACCAGGCCCTCTATCGCGTCGAGTACGTCGGCGGCAGCAACCGCAATCCGGTCGCCGTCGCGGCGGCGGACAAGACCTCGGGGCCGACCCCGCTCACCGTCGCGTTCTCCTCGGCGGGCAGCTCCGACCCCGAGGGCAAAGCCCTCACCTACTCCTGGGACTTCGGCGACGGCTCCACGTCCACCGCGGCCAACCCGTCGCACACCTACACCACCACGGGGACCTTCCGACCGACCCTGACGGTCAGGGACCCGGAGGGGCTCACCGGCACAGCGAGCCTGGTGGTGACGGCGGGCAACACGGCGCCGACCGTCAATCTCACCGGCCCCAAGGACGGTGAGCTGTTCTCCTTCGGCGACACCGTGCCCTTCTCGGTCACCGTCAGCGACCCCGAGGACGGGGCCATCGACTGCGCCAAGGTCAAGGTCACCTATCTCCTGGGCCATGACGAGCACCGTCACGCGATCACCTCGAAGAGCGGCTGCACCGGTACGATCGCCGTGCCGACCGACGGTGAGCACGACAGCGCCGCCAACCTCTACGGTGTCTTCGACGCCGAGTACACCGACGGCGCCGGACTGACCACGCACAGCGTCCGTGTCCTCCAGCCCCGCCACCGGCAGGCCGAACACTTCTCGGCCCAGTCCGGCATCCAGGTGGCCGCTCACGGCCCCGCCGAGGGCGGCAACACGGTCGGCTTCACCGACAACGGCGACTGGATCTCCTTCAAGCCCTACGCGGTGGGCAACACGAACAAGATCACGGCCCGGGTTGCCTCCGGCGGCGTCGGCGGCACGATCGAGGTACGCACCGGATCGGCCACCGGCACCCTGCTCGGCACCATGACCGTACCGGTGACCGGCGGCTGGGAGACCTTCACCGACGTCTCCGCCAACCTGGCAAACGCGCCCGCCGGGACAACGGAGTTGTTCCTCGTCTTCAAGGGCCCCACGGGACAGGGCAACCTCTTCGACGTGGACGCCTTCACCTTCACCACCGGCAGCGGTGCCACCGGCCAGACGGTGGAGGGGGAGTCGTACACCTCGTCCCAGGGCGTCCAGATCGCCGACCACGCCCCGGCCGGCGGCGGCAAGACGCTCGGCTTCATCGAGAACGGTGACTGGGCGGGGTACGCGTCCGTTCCCACGGCCGGGATCAAGACCTTCAGCGCGAAGGTCTCCTCGGGCGGCGCGGGAGGCACCATCCAGATCCGATCAGGATCGGCGACCGGCGCCCTGCTCGGCTCCGTCGCCGTCCAGCCCACCGGCGGCTGGGAGACCTTCACCACCGTCTCCACCGCCCTGACCGGCACCGCCGCCTCCGGAGCGCTGTTCCTCTCCTTCACCGGCGGCGCGGGCTCCCTGTTCGACATCGACACCCTCACCCTCACCAAGTGA
- a CDS encoding DUF3291 domain-containing protein, which produces MPHLALYTFGVLKSPLADPAPLTREFYNIGEAVYRKISQHPGYLARAEVADGDRGMLFGADWGAWGEFAVPTWYGKGHTVDTTALAATLSLWTDLRPAFDAVYTGLHREALNRRYDWFERTGHPNYVCWWVSDGVIPTWRDGVSRLEHLHDHGSAPHAFTFHHSFAPDGTPTRIKGIGPKSDQVR; this is translated from the coding sequence ATGCCCCATCTTGCTCTGTACACATTCGGCGTCCTGAAGTCACCTCTCGCCGATCCCGCACCTCTCACGCGCGAGTTCTACAACATTGGTGAGGCCGTCTACCGGAAGATCAGTCAGCACCCCGGGTACCTCGCGCGTGCTGAAGTGGCAGACGGTGACCGGGGCATGCTCTTCGGGGCGGACTGGGGTGCATGGGGAGAGTTCGCCGTACCGACCTGGTACGGCAAGGGCCATACGGTGGATACCACCGCTCTGGCCGCGACACTCTCACTCTGGACCGACCTGCGCCCCGCCTTCGATGCCGTCTACACCGGTCTGCACCGTGAGGCGCTGAACAGGCGTTACGACTGGTTCGAGAGGACAGGGCACCCGAATTACGTGTGCTGGTGGGTCTCCGACGGCGTGATACCCACCTGGCGGGACGGGGTTTCCAGGCTGGAACACCTCCACGACCACGGCTCCGCGCCGCACGCCTTCACCTTCCACCACTCATTCGCCCCGGACGGAACTCCGACCAGGATCAAAGGCATAGGGCCGAAGAGCGACCAGGTTCGCTGA
- a CDS encoding S8 family peptidase, protein MHPPRSPRRTSAAWASVLTAATVVIGPSPALALAPLADASTPYNDGTRALLNHGAINVDDTHCGGTRTMSGGRSVTLVTGDTVTVRPAAGPCGKELTSIEPAKGREGVPYATLRGKDGHVSVVPADAQPLIAAGRVDPRLFDVTGLLGMKYGDDERRTLPLIADGAPRSSPAAARSLPALGFTAGAVAKPDLGEVWKDTLGDDDSRLWLDGRRKVLDETSTRQIGAPYAWSRGLTGKGVTVAVLDSGADATHPDLAGAISVSKDFTGTGEGDGNGHGTHVAATVAGRGAAHPGVAPGASLAIGKVLDSAGQGSDSAVLAGMEWAAKDIHADVVSMSLGGTDTQGTDPLEAAVDALSATTGTLFVIAAGNSGAARTISSPGSADAALTVGAVDSTGALASFSSRGPRIGDHGVKPEIAAPGVGITAAAPGGGYATMSGTSMATPHVAGAAAILAQQHPDWTGQQLKDALVSSASGDRATAFETGAGQLDVAAAVDATVTASPGNTSTKVPYGTEKASRTVTYRNGGDRDVTLALAEDADAIRLGRRSLRVPAHGTASVDLRIGCARPGSYAGVLTAKVAGGGTVRTVVGAYVEPEAGDLTVRFVGFDGQPLPGQVWQIVNMRTGEADYVVASEGTATVHLPAGDYTMPVYARTKTTDGKAVAVMANVPVTVRAGTQTVTVDARETHKLDAVLDDDPAAKLDFQALDLERSIGGISVNWSTGVSPSTVTMVPSARAAGLSYRHHAVFVPGKASPTQNWRADTVDVRSGEVPAEQTHHASLAALASVRTVYRAQAYTGNNQAVIRMAPLYPGEGGVRLRQTVTPPTAVTTHYVENAVPGLEWVRLIGWSGLTGGGFAMSDTRALAGGEEETFGASALGPVVAAGEAVREGDAMRIRLGNLLADPVSGHAGATESTGTLTLDRGADRLVTRPVGPAGADLTAELADGRATYRLTLDQSRSGWILPTSARVTTEWTFRSGHTGRVQELPLTSLRIEPGRLDGGNGTPYASELPLVVRTESADGGPQVTKMTAEVSFDGGATWVAAPVSRGPGGSWAGTLVNPESGPERGGAALRVTARDSDGGTVTQTVLNAYRFR, encoded by the coding sequence ATGCACCCGCCTCGATCGCCCCGGCGCACATCCGCCGCGTGGGCGTCCGTACTCACCGCGGCGACCGTCGTCATCGGTCCGTCACCCGCCCTCGCCCTGGCCCCCCTTGCCGACGCGAGCACCCCCTACAACGACGGAACGCGCGCCCTCCTGAACCACGGCGCGATCAACGTCGACGACACGCACTGCGGGGGAACCCGGACCATGTCGGGGGGTCGTTCGGTCACCCTCGTCACCGGGGACACGGTGACGGTCCGGCCCGCGGCGGGCCCCTGTGGCAAGGAGCTGACCTCGATCGAGCCTGCGAAGGGTCGGGAGGGCGTGCCGTACGCGACCCTGCGTGGAAAGGACGGTCACGTCTCCGTCGTCCCCGCCGACGCGCAGCCCCTCATCGCCGCAGGACGTGTGGACCCGCGGCTCTTCGACGTGACCGGGCTGCTGGGCATGAAGTACGGCGACGACGAACGCCGCACGCTCCCCCTGATCGCTGACGGCGCACCCCGGAGCAGCCCGGCTGCCGCCCGCTCGCTGCCCGCCCTGGGCTTCACCGCGGGCGCGGTCGCCAAGCCGGATCTCGGCGAGGTGTGGAAGGACACCCTCGGGGACGACGACAGCCGGCTGTGGCTCGACGGCCGTCGTAAGGTCCTCGACGAGACCAGCACCCGGCAGATCGGCGCGCCGTACGCCTGGTCCCGGGGGCTCACGGGCAAGGGCGTCACGGTCGCCGTTCTCGACTCGGGTGCCGACGCGACCCACCCCGACCTCGCGGGTGCCATCTCCGTATCGAAGGATTTCACCGGCACCGGTGAGGGTGACGGAAACGGCCACGGGACCCATGTCGCGGCCACCGTCGCCGGCCGCGGAGCCGCCCACCCCGGGGTGGCGCCCGGCGCCTCCCTGGCCATCGGCAAGGTTCTCGACTCGGCGGGCCAGGGCTCCGATTCCGCTGTCCTCGCCGGAATGGAGTGGGCCGCGAAGGACATCCACGCCGATGTGGTCAGCATGAGCCTCGGCGGCACCGACACCCAGGGCACCGACCCCCTCGAAGCGGCCGTCGACGCGCTGTCCGCCACCACCGGAACCCTCTTCGTCATCGCGGCCGGGAACAGCGGCGCGGCCCGTACCATCAGTTCACCCGGCAGTGCGGACGCCGCGCTCACCGTCGGCGCTGTCGACTCGACGGGCGCCCTCGCGAGCTTCTCCAGCCGTGGCCCGCGTATCGGCGACCACGGCGTGAAGCCCGAGATCGCCGCACCCGGCGTCGGCATTACCGCGGCCGCCCCGGGCGGCGGATACGCCACGATGTCCGGTACGTCGATGGCCACCCCGCATGTCGCGGGCGCCGCCGCGATCCTCGCCCAGCAACACCCCGACTGGACCGGGCAGCAGCTGAAGGACGCACTCGTGAGCTCGGCGTCCGGCGACCGGGCGACCGCCTTCGAGACCGGTGCGGGACAACTCGACGTCGCCGCAGCCGTGGACGCCACCGTCACCGCGTCCCCCGGCAACACCAGCACAAAGGTGCCGTACGGCACGGAGAAAGCGAGCCGCACGGTCACCTATCGCAACGGCGGCGACCGTGACGTGACCCTCGCCCTGGCCGAGGACGCCGACGCGATACGCCTCGGCCGGCGATCCCTGCGGGTCCCCGCGCACGGCACCGCCTCCGTCGACCTGCGGATCGGCTGCGCCCGCCCCGGCTCGTACGCAGGGGTGCTGACGGCGAAGGTCGCAGGGGGCGGGACCGTACGCACGGTGGTCGGCGCCTATGTCGAACCCGAGGCCGGTGACCTCACAGTGCGCTTCGTCGGCTTCGACGGGCAGCCGCTCCCGGGCCAGGTGTGGCAGATCGTCAACATGCGGACCGGTGAGGCGGATTACGTCGTCGCCTCCGAGGGAACGGCAACCGTTCACCTTCCCGCCGGCGACTACACCATGCCGGTGTACGCACGAACGAAGACGACCGACGGCAAGGCGGTCGCCGTCATGGCGAACGTCCCGGTGACGGTGCGCGCCGGCACGCAGACCGTTACGGTCGATGCCCGCGAGACACACAAGCTGGACGCGGTCCTCGATGACGACCCCGCCGCCAAGCTCGACTTCCAGGCTCTCGACCTGGAACGCAGCATCGGTGGCATCAGCGTCAACTGGTCGACCGGAGTGTCCCCTTCGACGGTGACCATGGTCCCGTCCGCGCGGGCCGCCGGGCTGAGCTACCGCCATCACGCGGTCTTCGTCCCCGGCAAGGCCAGCCCCACCCAGAACTGGCGCGCCGACACCGTCGACGTCCGGTCCGGTGAGGTGCCCGCCGAGCAGACGCACCATGCCTCGCTCGCCGCTCTGGCCTCCGTCCGCACCGTCTACCGGGCCCAGGCCTACACCGGCAACAACCAGGCCGTGATCCGTATGGCGCCGCTGTATCCAGGAGAGGGCGGGGTACGACTGCGGCAGACCGTCACCCCGCCCACAGCGGTCACCACGCACTACGTCGAGAACGCCGTGCCCGGACTGGAGTGGGTGCGCCTGATCGGCTGGTCCGGTCTGACCGGTGGCGGCTTCGCCATGAGCGACACCCGCGCGCTCGCCGGTGGTGAGGAGGAGACCTTCGGCGCCTCCGCACTGGGCCCGGTGGTTGCCGCCGGTGAGGCGGTCCGCGAGGGCGACGCCATGCGCATCCGGCTCGGCAACCTGCTCGCCGACCCGGTGTCGGGCCACGCGGGCGCCACCGAGAGCACCGGCACCCTGACACTCGACCGGGGCGCCGACCGGCTCGTGACCCGGCCCGTCGGGCCGGCGGGAGCCGATCTCACCGCCGAGCTGGCCGATGGCCGGGCCACGTACCGCCTCACACTCGATCAGTCGCGCAGCGGCTGGATCCTGCCGACGAGTGCCCGGGTCACCACGGAGTGGACCTTCCGTTCCGGGCACACCGGCCGGGTCCAGGAGCTGCCACTGACCAGTCTGCGGATCGAGCCAGGCCGCCTCGACGGGGGTAACGGGACCCCGTACGCCAGTGAACTGCCGCTCGTCGTGAGGACCGAGAGCGCGGACGGCGGACCGCAGGTGACGAAGATGACCGCGGAGGTCAGCTTCGACGGCGGTGCGACATGGGTGGCCGCTCCAGTCTCCCGCGGCCCGGGCGGGAGTTGGGCGGGCACGCTCGTCAACCCGGAGTCCGGCCCGGAGCGCGGCGGCGCCGCACTACGTGTGACGGCGCGCGACTCGGACGGGGGCACGGTCACTCAGACCGTGCTCAACGCCTACCGGTTCCGCTGA
- a CDS encoding ThuA domain-containing protein, which produces MAALALIGAFLTPAVNAQAADPAYKVLVFSKTAGFRHDSIPAGTQAIRDIGAANNFTVTATEDGAAFTPANLAGFKAVVFLSTTGDVLNAAQQSALQAYVDGGGGYFGIHAAADTEYNWPQYEQLVGAWFKSHPAIQPATLKTEDRAHAATAHLGQTWSRTDEWYNYRTNPRANVRVLQSLDESSYSGGEMSGDHPITWCHAQGSGRSFYTGLGHTTESYADPAFRSLLLGGIRYAAGFAKADCRAESGYTPLYNGSTTGWSQAGPGSFTDTDATLSSQGGMGLFWYRAKEYNGYSLKLDWKMQGDDNSGVFVGFPASDDPNSAVNQGYEIQIDATDAADRTTGAVYGFKSADIAARDAALNSPGEWNGYEIRVEGERLQVFLNGVKINDFTNTDPARSLAEGYIGIQNHGTGDDVSFRNIRIKELGGTGTTPSTFEGESYTSSSGVQPADHVSASGGRTLGYIENGDWAGYSQASLTGTKTFTAKVSSGGSGGTVQVRSGSATGPVLGSLAVPNTGGWENFRTVSTALTGTPTGPVFLTFSGGAGSLFDIDTFTLEKQAVTAALSSNVHLFYYPWYGSPVKNGSYRHWQQGGRTPPQDIGADLYPKLGAYDSGDFAGAVDQHMRWVKQSGAGVIVYSWWGRGGYEDTLAKGVLDAAQQQGVKVAWHIEPYAGRTAASVVSDIQYLNSTYGSHPAYYRDAEHNNRPAFYIFESLRITDWAALDQVTQNNTVLAQTTDTSKIAHFSGLYTYDGIAGATAPGWKQAGDYAKANGLIWAPSVAPGYIDDRAVPGNTTPTLGRDNGATYDKEWNNALDPAIGGSPTWVSVTSFNEWHEGSSIEPAAANPPAGFGYQTFSGAYGKTGTEAETVYLDRTKYWVGQFDARRVR; this is translated from the coding sequence GTGGCCGCCCTCGCCCTCATCGGGGCGTTCCTGACACCGGCCGTCAACGCACAGGCCGCCGACCCCGCCTACAAGGTGCTCGTCTTCTCCAAGACGGCGGGCTTCCGCCACGACTCCATTCCGGCCGGTACCCAGGCCATCCGCGATATCGGCGCGGCCAACAACTTCACCGTCACGGCCACCGAGGACGGCGCCGCCTTCACCCCGGCCAATCTGGCCGGCTTCAAGGCGGTGGTGTTCCTCTCCACCACCGGCGACGTACTCAACGCCGCCCAGCAGTCCGCCCTCCAAGCGTATGTCGACGGAGGCGGCGGCTACTTCGGCATCCACGCGGCGGCCGACACCGAGTACAACTGGCCGCAGTACGAGCAACTCGTCGGCGCCTGGTTCAAGAGCCACCCGGCGATCCAGCCGGCCACGCTGAAGACCGAGGACCGGGCCCACGCGGCCACGGCCCACCTCGGCCAGACCTGGTCCAGGACCGACGAGTGGTACAACTACCGGACCAATCCGCGGGCCAACGTGCGCGTGCTGCAGAGTCTCGACGAAAGCAGCTACAGCGGCGGGGAGATGAGCGGCGACCACCCCATCACCTGGTGCCACGCCCAGGGCAGCGGCCGGTCGTTCTACACCGGTCTCGGCCACACCACCGAGTCGTACGCCGACCCCGCCTTCCGCTCCCTGCTCCTCGGCGGAATCCGGTACGCGGCGGGCTTCGCCAAGGCCGACTGCCGGGCGGAGAGCGGCTACACCCCGCTCTACAACGGCTCGACGACCGGCTGGTCGCAGGCCGGCCCAGGCAGTTTCACCGACACCGACGCCACCCTCTCCTCGCAGGGCGGCATGGGGCTCTTCTGGTACCGCGCGAAGGAGTACAACGGGTACTCCCTCAAGCTCGACTGGAAGATGCAGGGAGACGACAACTCCGGTGTCTTCGTGGGCTTCCCCGCCTCCGACGACCCCAACTCGGCGGTGAACCAAGGGTACGAGATCCAGATCGACGCCACCGACGCCGCCGACAGAACCACGGGTGCGGTCTACGGCTTCAAGTCTGCCGACATCGCCGCCCGGGACGCCGCGCTCAACTCGCCGGGGGAGTGGAACGGATACGAGATCCGGGTGGAGGGGGAGCGGCTCCAGGTCTTCCTCAACGGTGTGAAGATCAATGACTTCACCAACACCGACCCCGCCCGGTCCCTGGCAGAGGGCTACATCGGCATCCAGAACCACGGCACCGGCGACGACGTGTCCTTCCGCAACATCCGGATCAAGGAACTCGGCGGCACCGGCACGACACCGTCGACCTTCGAGGGCGAGTCGTACACCTCGTCCTCCGGGGTGCAGCCCGCCGACCATGTCTCCGCCAGCGGCGGCAGGACCCTCGGCTATATCGAGAACGGCGACTGGGCCGGCTACTCACAGGCCTCGCTCACCGGGACCAAGACGTTCACCGCGAAGGTCTCCTCGGGCGGTTCGGGCGGCACCGTCCAGGTACGCTCCGGATCAGCCACCGGACCGGTGCTCGGCTCACTGGCCGTACCGAACACCGGCGGCTGGGAGAACTTCCGGACCGTCTCCACCGCGCTGACCGGCACCCCGACCGGACCGGTCTTCCTCACCTTCTCCGGCGGGGCCGGCTCCCTCTTCGACATCGACACCTTCACCCTGGAGAAGCAGGCGGTGACCGCCGCCCTGTCGTCCAATGTGCATCTCTTCTACTACCCGTGGTACGGCAGCCCGGTGAAGAACGGCAGCTACCGCCACTGGCAGCAGGGCGGCCGCACCCCGCCGCAGGACATCGGCGCCGACCTCTACCCGAAGCTGGGGGCCTACGACTCCGGTGACTTCGCCGGAGCCGTCGACCAGCACATGCGGTGGGTCAAGCAGTCGGGCGCTGGTGTCATCGTCTACAGCTGGTGGGGGAGGGGCGGTTACGAGGACACCCTCGCCAAGGGCGTGCTGGACGCCGCCCAGCAGCAGGGCGTCAAGGTGGCCTGGCACATCGAGCCGTACGCGGGGCGCACCGCGGCCTCCGTCGTCTCCGACATCCAGTACCTCAACTCCACCTACGGCAGCCATCCCGCCTACTACCGCGACGCCGAACACAACAACCGCCCCGCCTTCTACATCTTCGAGAGCCTGAGGATCACGGACTGGGCCGCCCTCGACCAGGTCACCCAGAACAACACTGTCCTGGCTCAGACCACCGACACCTCCAAGATCGCGCACTTCTCGGGGCTCTACACCTACGACGGCATCGCGGGCGCCACCGCCCCCGGCTGGAAGCAGGCCGGCGACTACGCCAAGGCCAACGGTCTGATCTGGGCGCCCTCGGTGGCACCCGGCTATATCGACGACCGCGCGGTACCGGGCAACACCACACCCACACTCGGCCGGGACAACGGCGCCACCTACGACAAGGAGTGGAACAACGCGCTCGACCCGGCCATCGGCGGATCGCCCACCTGGGTCTCCGTCACCTCCTTCAACGAGTGGCACGAGGGCAGTTCGATCGAGCCCGCCGCCGCCAACCCGCCCGCCGGTTTCGGCTACCAGACCTTCTCCGGCGCGTACGGGAAGACCGGGACCGAGGCGGAGACGGTCTATCTCGACCGTACGAAGTACTGGGTGGGCCAGTTCGACGCACGGCGTGTGCGCTGA